GATACCTTTATTCAAATTATACTGCAAACCTTAGCTAATGTTTACAATGCCAAACACTGTTCACTTTAGTGACGACAAACTACTTAGACCACCAGCAATTCAATGTATAAAATTTGAATGTTTTCTAAACATCGAAGTATCTAAACTGTACCATTTATCTTCTTCCCTTCCATCAATTCTAGTTTTTTGGCTCTCTCTACGACTTGCTGGGTCATCTTTCTGCCATAAAACTCTTTGTAAATGTAGCGTTCAAATTTGTTGGGGTGCTCCTCGTTAACCAATCCCTCAAGTGGGTAAACTATTGAATTTGGATTGGGATTGTAGAAAGTTGCTACGGACAATCTTGTAGTGCTCGAATTCACCACAGCCTGATGATCCGCATTCTTGAAAGAGCCACTGCTTAACACCTGCAAATTTCTTATCGATCAGCCCATCTCCCATTTCGTACTTTATTTCAAACCAAATGAGAACATTGGAGAAAATTGATGAGAAAGACACTTACGTGCATCTGATCTCCCAAATTCACTACAAATGCCCCGTCGATTGGTTCTACAGTCACCCAGCTTTTCCCGTCATCTTTGGTGACTTGCAGTCCGCCAACCTTGTCCTGCACCAACAAAGTTATTGTCCCTGGATCTGTGTGTCTCTTCAATCCCAGCGTCAAATCAGGTCGAGGGCATTTAGGGTAATAATTCAGCAAAAGCTTGTGTTCTGCATCTCCACAGGCATTCTCTATGGCTTTAGACTCCAACCCAAGAGCTTCAGAGATGAGCTCTAATAACTCTACTACCAGCTCAGCAGTAGCGTCGCTGTAATCTGCAATAGTCTTCCTGCAACAATAGTTAAGCTATAATCAAATTACACCACGTATGTGGTGCTGTTTCAGATAAGTAGTCCTCATTGCTTACACGACATTTATCTCATTAAACTCACTGAAAAATTACCTATCTTCGTTATGTTGATAATGATCCAGGATAAATTGCAAAAGTCAAAAACGATAAATATGTTTGATAAGTAGGAGATACTTTTTACAAGAAGTTGCTATCAGAATTTAACTGTGTAGTTTTCAAGtgaaactcattgacccatgtttcatgagtagtggttcacaagaacccatctctcatgataaTGAATGGTCCATttaacactcattgcatctaggcgATGCTCACATAAGTGAAGCATTGAGCCTTTTCATGATGTCAATCATCCCAGTACTGCTCCAACTCAAACATGCTTAGCCTCAGAGTTTCCTctaaggttaaacccacttaggtTGCAACTCTAaccttgagttggagtagtactgggatgggtgacctccggAGAAGGCTATTTGCCTCaccttgtgagcatcacctagcATGAAACATTAatcaatgagtttgacttgaaaactaCACGATTGAATTCTGATAGCAATATCAATATAATGATAAATATGCTTGGCAGATCTTTTAGATTCTATACTATATAAACAAAGTTACCGCATAGTAGGTGGTTTAGATGGCCATAGATTTATATCCCGAGGCAAGCATCTGGTAACTTACAGCTCTCTCCAATCCATCAGAGGGTCGTCCTTGATAAAGGTACCATTACCATAGCCAAGATAGGTTCCGGGCTTCAAAGCATACTCTAATTTTTCCTCAAGCGGGAGCGAGAAGAAATCCATGGCCTGGCTCATGATGAGGTTTGTCAGCTCCCTTGGAACTCGGTGAACGACAACCTGAAAAACTCCCCACTCTTGACAGGCCTTTTTCAGCTTAGCTCTTACTTGATCTCTTTGATGCCCACGAGAGTTGGGGAGGGAAATCACAGGGATATCATGTGAAAAGACATTGTGTGGGACTATGGGACGCTCATGCTCATCTTTGAGAAAACTCAAAGGCAGATCCTTGACACCAGACTCTGCCAAGCTTAGCACACTATCTATTGCAGATGGTGTCATCCTATTCTAATTTCAATGACACACCACTAAACGAGTCTCAAAGGTGATGGCTGCAAAGAAGATATATACAAAGATTATGAATTAAAAATAGTTATGAGGATAGTGCAAGGAAGATGGGCTATATATATACAAAGATTATGAATTAAAAATTTTGTTATGAGGGTAGTGCAAGGAAGAGAGCTGTCGATAAGCTGGATGCTTGAATGGGAAGGCAAAGCATGGAACCAATACAGTATTCCTCCCTATGAATGAGACATTTAGAACTTGTTAGCAATTCAAAGTGTTGTTCACTTGCATCAACAGATTTACAACATGACAAATTTGACATTCCTTGCAGAATTACAATTTTCTGCACTTGTTTCCAAGTTGCAACTAATGTATACAAGTAATTTTAGTATAAAATTTATTTATGCACGTTGCGTCTCATAATTGAGATTTGACTTCCTCCTCCTAACGTGCCATTAAGAACATGTATTCTTTATACAAAATTTGTTTATACCAGTTAAATCTCGGTATTAAGATTTGAGACTTGACTTGAAGAGTCAATGTTACTATATATTTGCAACTGCAGGTAAGAACACATGTATTTCCGTATAAGATATTGCAACTGCCGTTTCCATTTTGAAGTAGGTAGCAAAGATCAAGGTGAACAAGTTTGTATTTCAAATGTAACAGACTTTGTATCTATCTGACGCGTAAGCTTACTGTTATCTTTTTCAAATAACTGCCCAGCGAATCATTAAAATTCCAAATGCCTTGGCACAATTTTAGCAAGTTTTTAATTTGCTTCTAATACCGTTGAATTTAGGGCCAAtggacattttgaaaaaaaaaaaagttaataatTTCACACCTTTCAAATTCAAGTAAAGCATGGATGTGGATGTGAGGATTTATCTTTGTGAAAATTTGGGACAAATTCATTGGTTATAGTTATTTTATTTGGTATAACATTCTAACAATAAATATCTTTTTTGGTCAAATTCAATGTTCTTTGGGTGGTGCTTCTTGATAGGATTTTGTGGTGCTCCTATCTAGTCGAGATGATTATGCTTAtttctttatcaatatggctctCCTTTTTTATGTAATCTAGTCACTTTAAGCTCGAAGGTTGGCAATATGTGGCCTATTAGTTGTTTTTATACTTCTGAAGTATTTTGTAGTAGATTATGCGAGTTGTCTTTATGGACTTATAGCTCTGTTATTGGCCACTCTTTGGCAAATGTTCTCTCTCTTAATATCAATATATTATAAGGTTTGTctcattatgaaaaaaaaaaaaaaaccttctaaCAAGAAGATGCTTAGACACTTTTGTGGTGTACAATGTGCATGTGCATAATTTAGGGTCCAACTACATGGCTTCTCTATGTAATTTTTATTGCTTTCATCTATTATGTTGCCCTCCATAATTCATGTATTTGCATAGCAGTCTCAACATTTCCTTGTTTGAGTTAAACATACCATCACCCAAAAGATTATACTAGACATTATGACTAGCACTCCCTTGCAAAATTAAGAGTAGGTTGGAAAAAATAAAGAGTCCAATTTATTGGTTGCAATACAACTAGTTAAATCACAGTTTATCCCTCTAAAACTAATTGATGACCATACCTTCTTCTAACTCAGGTCACTGTAGTGTCATGATCATCTCTTATGCAATTTGATAGGTATTTCAACATCCTTCAAATACATAGAATATTTTAACAATTAGAACAAgtgagacattaattaatttatctgGCACTCAAGTGTTGGTCTAATCCCACTCATGGTTACTTAAATTCAACTTAGCTAaccaacatttaataattattgtagGGTACTTGTCAGTATTTGGACTCTACCTACCCTCACATATGATTCGGACCCATGTCCATATCATGTGATCTCCTACCTACCTCTAAAAttttagaagatgaagaacctcaacTTGTGCCTTTGAGGAGGTCTACAAGAATCAAGTAGGCTTTGTTATTCAATGTTAGATTCgagttgtattttttctttgattgctaACACTAATGAGCCTTACTAaccaacatttaataattattgtagGTTACTTGTCAGAAGTTGGACTCTACCTACCCTCACATATGATTCAAACCCATGTCCATATCATGTGATCTCCTACCTACCTCTAAAATTTTAGAAGATCAAGAACCTCAACTTGTGCCTTTGAGGAGGTCTACAAGAATCAAGTAGACTTTGTTATTCAATGTTAGCTTCCAGTTGTATTTTTGCTTTCATTGCTAACACTAATGAGCCTATGATTGTAAGAGAAGTTGAGCATGAGTGATGCAAATTTTTCAATATAAGACATGAATGATGAGATAACATATTTGAAGTAGAACAATACTTGGGATCTGGTATATTTTCCTGAAGGATGTAAGCTAGTGgaatgcaaatgggtgttcaagaaaaagttgGGTTTTGATGATAATGCTGAGAAGAATAAAGCATAGTTGGTTACAAAGGGATACTCCCAGgttgagggaatagattatggtgagattttctcTCCCAGTGCAAAGTTGTCATATATTCAATTCTTATTATCTCTTGCTATAGCTCATGATTTAGAAATTGAGAAAATAGATGTAAAGGCAACATTCCTCCACGGTGATTtggaagaagagatttatatgtcacaaCCAAATAATTATGTAGTGAAAGGTAAAGATaattaagtttaaattttaaaaattcttcGTATGCTTTGAGATAGCCACCTAAGAAGTGGTACCAATAGTTAAATctctatgtgttgagtttgggattttagAGGTCTAAATCCAATCATCATATTTCACTTAAAACTGATATTGATTGAAGTGGTGTTGCTAAGATATTGATGAAGGGTAGATTAGTCCATGTTGGCAGAGTTGAGCAGGATGCACAATAGATCAGATTGGGATAGCTATACTGAtcaagtgtttgttggatatcattggcatatgatgaactcgtatgttgatatgatgataatgtatgttgtcattgatgtcaataagttcaagtgaaccagtatgaagaggtatgaggagatttaGTGAACCGGTGttgaggtttcactaagtgtgattactagttggtagtctcagctctatggttattggcTTGTCGATCCAGCTTGTTTGATGAACTGATGATACTTTGTGATTgaggtgccacatcagctttgaGAGCATAAAGGATTGAGACATGAGAAGATCAAccacgtttgaagtctacctcgggaatgattattcttcttagtggcataagaagaaaatgtgatgggttactgattcccatgagcggtgatgaatgaacgatgcagattgacttgtgatatgtttgagattgtaaatgctctatgcaatatgtttggacggttaggatgagaccgcctgtgttgtaaacctaagatgtttagggtttagggtttatgccaccgatgtttctgttacctataaggttgatgatgtttgtgttgaaaggttgttggcaaatgttgtgtgtgtatccgagtgaagagatacttgatacttgctagactagtaaacagggaaactgcagagtgtgattgcagagtagaggataagaaaaggatcttccttggcatgtagtgctattatcagatcatagttttacctgttgtctatTAACCAttgcaacagttggaaaatccctttaccgggtagctttaacaagcttattgtaaaacctgtaaccaggtgactcaagatcattgagttctttaaatcctctagcgaggtaacctttaacagggtttcaacctttaacagggtatatagccatctcttaatcaggtgatctctaacaggattggttcttaacaaaaccttattgtaaattctttaactggactaggctcctaataggacgagcttcaaaagagttcaaaacaagcttgtgggtattcattcccaccatggtttttcccatttgggtttccacatgaaaaatctgtgtgttatgtgttatgcatttttcatttgatgtatatgaagtatttggttgaaagatcatgcatgcagagttaataggttatggtattactagcataacatatgcatatgtttatgggtgaaagttGATGTTGTACATTGATCGTATTTGATgtattcagacttatcagtttatggtgtctggtgtcttactgtgtttgaccggtattgtcatggttaagttcaataatggtgataatgagttggtattgctttagctagataagtcgttgagagtttttatctgtactgattcacccccccctctcagtacctgttggggtatctattattcatcattattcatcaattggtatcagagcacctccaggtcctcagtgatataagcctaatagcttgaggtaaaagatcctactgtaatgatgaagagggaaggtcctaagttcaatagagataacttcaaaatatggaaggacagaatgaagatttacatcaagagtatgggtgctcaacactggaactatattgagaatgcttttgtgactcccactggcactctgactaatgattagaagagagaaatccaggaaaatgggcaagttatggaatcTCTTATCAGCAgcttgtcagatattgagtttattgatgttcaagacaaagacactCCTAAGGAGGTATGGGAAGCACTAGAAaccatctatggtggtgataagcatgtaaagcaagctaaggaagagagccttagaggaaaatttgaagacatgaggatggttgagggTGAAACCATTCAGTAGTATGCTATTAGGATTAAGACAgtagttggtgatatcaaaagcattggtggaatgattgaagatgccactgttgttagtaaagttcttagatcattgttaccaatctatgtaatcaaagTAGCAGCTATCCAGGAGCTAAGATATATTGATAAAACTagggtatccttagactctatcattgcaaagttaactgcatatgagttgaatagctatgatggtagtgttcagaagactgagtcgacctttaaagcatctactgtaccatctagaaatggaaaagaaactagtaccagctatgaatccagacaatgcaaagatatggatgatgaagagattctaatggagttcgaagcccttcttgctaaaagacttccaaagggaactggaaagtatagaggtaaacttcctttgaaatgtttttcccgcaacaagataggacatatagttgttaattgtcctaacaatgacaataaggacaaaccagagaggtttagaaaatataaaggaggaaacaaaagaaattgcctagttgttgtggatgaaggtgtcactgatgaagaatcagaggatgaagaaaatgaagacatagtgtttgtagtagtaaaggaagaaGTATCCGACAAGAAAGCTcctgtctcttgcattgacaactccaatgagtggataattgatagtggttgttctcatcatatgactggtgaccgaagaaattttctctctagaggaatatgatggaggtgttgtcagatttggtaacgatgcaccatgcttggtaaaaggtaaaggatccatctcactgaatggaaagagtagtgcagatgatgtctaatgggtagaaggtcttaagaataacctgttgagtgttgttcagttgaatgacaaaggactagttctgggattcaaaggtggagtctgtagtataagTGGGAAGAATGGTAAACTTATTGCCACTAGCaagcagaccagaggaaacctattttagttgaacaccaagataagtcggtgtctaatggctaattttgatgatagttggatatggcataggagactctgtcatatgaactttgacaacattgttaaagctagtaagatcaaggcggtaagaggattactgTTGTTGAACAAACTtcagaattctttgtgtagagaatgtcaacttgggaagatgtcttcctcaacttttaaaggtaagtctttctcaacaGAAAATTTACTCGATCTTGTGCATAagttgatttgtgtggtcctatgaaaactagaagtattcagggagataggtattttatgattcttactgatgactgctcaagaatgatgtgggtcacatttttgaaagacaagtctaaagcatttggaaagttcaaagctttcagagcattagtagagaaagaaagtagtaaaaagatatagtgcctaagaactgattaaggaggagaattcacttctgatgaattcaataagtattgtgaagacaatggtattaagaggcaactatctgcctgAAAGATACCTCAATAGAATGCAATAGAAAAAAGAAATAacatgactgtagttgaagcagctagaacaatgttgattcaaggaaaggttactcacactttttggagagaagcggtgagcactgcagtctatactatgaaccgggtactcatcaagaaaggtaaagataaaaccccttatgagtattggacagggaaaaatcccactatgagttactttaaagtgtttggtagcaagtgttatatcaagggAGGTGAGCATtggagcaaatttgatgcaaaatgtgatgaaggaatatttttgggatattccactaagagcaaagctctcaagtgctacaacaataaaacacaaaagattgttgaaagtatcaatgtcagggttgatgaatcccctaaggaacctgaggaaacatgcagtgaagaagtggaagatgaactagctatagccttttgggaacctattaagaaagaaacttgtaaagatctcaatgttCCTGCACCAATAGAAGctgtagaagaagaagaagttagtgaagaagaaaagctagcagattaggctagaatcattcctagatatgtgaagctacatcatgatccaaaccaaatcataggagataaggatgtaggtatactcactagaagaaaagtgaaggagaactcttgcatgatttctgaattagaacccaagacttcaagataagatcttacagatgaagactagattaaagaaatggaagaggagctataccggatagaaaagaatgcaacatggtctttggtgcccagaccggaacacaaaaatgtcataggtaccaaatgggtcttcagaaataagttgaatgaagaaggcacagttgttagaaataaaggcaggcttgtatgcaagggatatgctcaggaggaaggagaaaattatggagaaacttttgctcctgtggctagattagaaggtgttcgaatgctacttgcatttgcagcatttaagggatttaaggtttatcagatggatgtgaagtctgcttttctgaatggaatcctagaagaagtttatatagagcaaccagaagggtttgccttatcagaagatagtgacatggtgtgtagattacacaaagccctgtatggacttaaacaagcacctagggcatggtatgaaagactacactcttatcttgtgaagattggatttcaaagaacaagtgaagatagcaacatctacttgaaatcagaaggtgatcagattctgatttgtgaagtttttgtggatgacataatctttggaggagatgatagaatgagtcatgtgtttgcagatgaaatgaagaaagagtttgagatgtctttgataggagaaataaagctCTTCATTAGGTTACAGATTCAGCacatgaaagagggtatctttattacctagtccaagtatgtcaaagaggtattgaagacttttggcatggaggaaagcaaaccggttggtacaccgatggtgactggctgtaaattgactaaggaagatgattcaacactggtgaatgaaaaggagtatcggtcaatgatgggtaagctgcactatgtggtgcaaagaagaccggatattgctcatgcagtgggcatagttgctcattttcaaaaatgtctaagagaatcccacttggtagctatcaaaaggattcctagatatctgaaaggaacaattgattatggattgtagtatccatataatggtgactatactctcaaggtatatactgatgctaattggggaGGCAATATCAatgactggaagagaacaaccgatggagcattctttcttggtggaagattagtatcatggacaagtaagaagcaaagttgtacttctcaatctacgactgaagtagaatatgttgtagcatttatgaactgcactcaagcaatttggatgaagcatgtattggaaggttttaaggtacctatatctgaaccgctaaacatattttgtgacaacacaagtgcaataaatatttccaagaatctggtattgcatgctagaactaagcacattgagcttaaatatcatttcttgagagagaaagtttagaataaggaggttgtattacaacatgtttccagtaaggagcagctagaagatatattcactaagcccttaccgaagactacatttacctatttgagagatgaattaggggttctgccccttcatgaagtcaactaaaagatatatgctccgcatcagtcaagtactacaaatgacaaatccttcaagattgatgtgttgaaggatgctacttcttagggggagcaacatagtaggtTTTGGAAccatatgcctccactttggcattgatgtcaaagggggagaagatatggaaGATATAGATATGacagatgtatggggagaagatatggaAGATATAGATATGacagatgtatggggagaagatatggaAGATGTCCGATGATAAAGACACACTAGTCTATGATGCTTCTAATTGCAAtattacactgagtattgccatcaatgccaaagggggagattgttggatatcattggcatatgatgataatatatgttgtcattgatgtcaataatttcaagtgaaccagtatgaagaggtatgaggagattcagtgagccAGTGTCGGGGTTttactaagtgtgattaccggttggtagtctcagctctatggttattggcttgtcgatccagcttgtgtgatgaactgatgatactctatgattgaggtgccacatcagctttgagagcataaaggattgaggcatgagaagatcgatcgtgtttgaagtctacctcgagaatgattattcttcttagtggcataaAAAGAAAACGTGATGGGTTACTCATTCCCATgagtggtgatgaatgaatgatgcagattgacttgtgatctgtttgagattgtaaattctctatgcaatatgtttggacagtCAAGATGAGACTGCCTATGTggtaaacctaagatgtttagggtttagggtttatgccactgacctttatgttacctataaggtcgatgatgtttgtattgaaaagttgttggcaaaagttgtgtgtgtatccgagtgaagagatacttgatacttgctaggctagtaaagagggaaactgcagagtgtgattgcaaagtagaggataagaaaaggatctgccttggcatgtagtgctgttatcaaatcatagttttacctattgtctgTTAACCAttgcaacagttggaaaatccctttaccgggtagctttaataggcttattgtaaaacctataaccaggtgactcaagatcattgagttctttaaatcctctagtgaggtaacctttaacagggtttcaacctttagcagagtatatagccatctcttaaccgggttatcactaacaggatcggttcctaataaaaccttattgtaaagtctttaaccggactaggctcctaacagggagagctttaaaagagttcaaaacaagcttatgggtattcattcccatcgtggtttttcccatttgggtttccacgtgaaaaatatgtgtgttatgtgttatgcatttttcatgtgatgtttatgaagtatttggttgaaagatcatgcatgcagagttaataggttatggtattactagcgtaccatatgcatatgtttatgggtgaaagttGATGTTGTACATTGATTGTATTTGATGTATTTAGACTTATCAtcttatggtgtctggtgtcttattgTGTTTGaccggtattgtcatggttaagttcagtaatggtgataactagttggtattgctttagctagataaggtGTTGagagtttttgtttgtactgattcaccccccccctctcagtagttgttgggtatctgttgttcatcattattcatcagtgttGTGCGGGTGAAGTGatcatatcaaaataactaggcTGATACCAAGTCACGTGGATGAAATTGCTATTGGCATAAGTCAAGCCGATGTCGAGTCGTGAGGAGTTTCTTTGGTGTTGTGTTGGATCGGGATAGCAATGTCAAATGCCAAGGCAAAGTTACTTATTGAGATAGTTGAACATAGGCGGAGTAGCGATTTTGTGTTATACTGATAGAGTAAACTACTTCGATGTCAGTATATCGGATTAGCCATGGCGACCAAAAGACCAAGGATACCTTTTGAAGGCGGCATGACAAATTTCTACTAAGTTGGTggaccaaactattttgatttcttGCATTTTGGAATACCTTATGCTGATATGCTGAAGGATGGTGGAGTtgtggtttcaaagtacctatgcCAATAAAGGGTGAGCTGATTGTGTGTCATCGGAATGACTTGTTCGATCTTTCTAACAAGTTTTTTCTATGCTGATATTGATGGTCATCCCGATAAGTGGTTGTTTGGTGTGGAGTTTTTTAGTTCGGAGTAGCCTATGCCGATGAAGTGTGTCAGTGTGGAGTATGCATTTCAGGATACCTATGCTGATAAAGGGAGGTAGATAGTGTGGCATTGAAATAACTTGTTCGGTCAATCTAGCATGTTTTCCCTATGCCGATAGTTATACCTCTTCTGATATGTGGTTATTTGGCTTGGAGATTCTTTGTTTGAGATAATCTATATGGCGATAAGGTGAAATTGAAGGTGAAGATTTCATCAGAATAACTAAGGCCAACGTAAGGGAACAAATGCTTCACAGGATCATCGGGATAAGTTGTGAAGGCAGAGTAGATGTGAGATGTTAGCCTGATAGTTAAAACTATTCTGATAGGAAGTGAGCAATGCAACTTTGGGATAACTATGGCGATGAACATgaagaaagagaaataaaaaagaCATAATACATCGAGATAAGTGTTTATTGTCAACCTGATACGTGCTACATGTctacataacatgaaggttattcaTAGTATGAAGTTCAACTGGTCTGGGTAGCATGTTAGTCCACAAGGATGCTGATTAGGAATGACAGAGTGACATggatgatgataatgaggacatgtCATGGCTTCCAGAGGTCATAGA
The nucleotide sequence above comes from Cryptomeria japonica chromosome 11, Sugi_1.0, whole genome shotgun sequence. Encoded proteins:
- the LOC131064758 gene encoding naringenin,2-oxoglutarate 3-dioxygenase-like codes for the protein MTPSAIDSVLSLAESGVKDLPLSFLKDEHERPIVPHNVFSHDIPVISLPNSRGHQRDQVRAKLKKACQEWGVFQVVVHRVPRELTNLIMSQAMDFFSLPLEEKLEYALKPGTYLGYGNGTFIKDDPLMDWRELKTIADYSDATAELVVELLELISEALGLESKAIENACGDAEHKLLLNYYPKCPRPDLTLGLKRHTDPGTITLLVQDKVGGLQVTKDDGKSWVTVEPIDGAFVVNLGDQMHVLSSGSFKNADHQAVVNSSTTRLSVATFYNPNPNSIVYPLEGLVNEEHPNKFERYIYKEFYGRKMTQQVVERAKKLELMEGKKINGTV